One genomic window of Deinococcus budaensis includes the following:
- a CDS encoding DUF2270 domain-containing protein, translated as MSAVGRSSSSGPGALLDAGLTDLSYSTNTANALIHLYRAEVGKMTAYRQRLDMTTNWSVVTTAGLASFALGDPNNSHATFLFAMFMNYFFLRLEARRFRTFEIAHHRVRIMERFFYPAMLGDRVDAGWHQLLLAELSKPRSPMSRADALGWRLNRNYLWIYAAVLFAWLAKLDLAQPKGWVLEFPDALTLADIGNFPGWLVFAGVGLFYTHLIVLAVRAARTYPLEEG; from the coding sequence ATGTCGGCGGTAGGCCGCAGCAGCAGTAGCGGTCCCGGCGCGCTGCTGGACGCGGGCCTGACCGACCTGAGTTACTCGACGAACACCGCCAACGCCCTGATTCACCTCTACCGCGCGGAGGTCGGCAAGATGACCGCCTACCGCCAGCGCCTCGACATGACGACCAACTGGTCGGTGGTCACCACGGCGGGTCTGGCGTCTTTCGCGCTGGGTGACCCCAACAACAGCCACGCGACCTTTCTGTTCGCCATGTTCATGAACTACTTCTTCCTGCGGCTGGAGGCCCGGAGGTTTCGCACCTTCGAGATCGCCCACCACCGGGTGCGCATCATGGAGCGCTTCTTTTACCCCGCGATGCTGGGCGACCGGGTGGACGCCGGCTGGCACCAGCTGCTGCTGGCCGAGCTGAGCAAGCCGCGCAGCCCCATGAGCCGCGCCGACGCGCTGGGCTGGCGGCTCAACCGCAATTACCTGTGGATCTACGCGGCGGTCCTGTTCGCCTGGCTCGCCAAGCTGGACCTCGCCCAGCCCAAGGGGTGGGTGCTGGAGTTCCCCGACGCCCTCACCCTGGCCGACATCGGCAACTTTCCCGGCTGGCTGGTCTTTGCGGGGGTGGGCCTCTTTTACACTCACCTGATCGTGCTGGCGGTGCGGGCGGCGCGGACCTACCCGCTGGAAGAGGGTTAG
- a CDS encoding low temperature requirement protein A, producing MLRNYRLWWHPPRLHAPGELPGRVTWLELFYDLVFVVVIARLAHHLTEHPDARRFGEFLLLFVPVWWVWLSVAYYNERFETYDLSFRAMTLLQMLAVAGMAANAEDGLGKTATGFALSYAAARGLILLMWWRAGRHNPGARPVTDVYVRNFSVSVVLWVVAAFLTGPLALALKGAGLLIDLLTPMLTLRDQPRAFPAAARKLPERFGLFVIIVLGESLVGVVNGLADAESVTAVTLLRFGLGFALGFGLWWVYFDFVGRREPDSHNRWRFFAWAYLHLPLVVGITLVGAMVQHAVTLEGAAGPGVRWLLAGGFALYYLACAGLEYTLHPEDPPLVRAGQIVPLRLLTALAALTLAALLSTVSGLVAALIVLHGVHMVVGLRAWFGSENAGRPDTH from the coding sequence ATGCTCCGCAACTACCGCCTGTGGTGGCACCCGCCCCGGCTGCATGCGCCGGGAGAGCTGCCCGGGCGCGTGACCTGGCTGGAACTGTTCTACGACCTGGTGTTCGTGGTGGTGATCGCGCGGCTGGCGCATCACCTGACGGAGCACCCCGACGCGCGCCGCTTCGGAGAATTCCTGCTGCTGTTCGTGCCGGTGTGGTGGGTGTGGCTCAGCGTCGCGTACTACAACGAGCGCTTCGAGACCTACGACCTGAGCTTCCGGGCCATGACCCTGCTTCAGATGCTGGCGGTGGCGGGCATGGCGGCCAACGCGGAAGACGGCCTGGGCAAGACCGCGACCGGCTTCGCGCTCTCCTACGCCGCCGCGCGGGGGCTGATCTTGCTGATGTGGTGGCGGGCGGGACGCCACAATCCGGGCGCGCGGCCCGTCACCGACGTGTACGTGCGGAACTTCAGCGTCAGCGTGGTGCTGTGGGTGGTCGCGGCTTTCCTGACCGGCCCGCTGGCGCTGGCGCTCAAGGGCGCGGGCCTCCTCATCGACCTGCTCACGCCCATGCTGACCCTGCGCGACCAGCCGCGCGCCTTTCCCGCCGCCGCGCGCAAGCTGCCCGAGCGCTTCGGGCTGTTCGTGATCATCGTGCTGGGCGAGAGTCTGGTGGGCGTGGTGAACGGGCTGGCCGACGCCGAGAGCGTCACGGCGGTCACGCTGCTGCGCTTCGGGCTGGGGTTCGCGCTGGGCTTCGGGCTGTGGTGGGTGTATTTCGACTTTGTCGGCCGCCGCGAGCCGGACTCGCACAACCGCTGGCGCTTTTTTGCCTGGGCCTACCTGCACCTGCCGCTGGTGGTCGGCATCACGCTGGTCGGCGCGATGGTGCAGCATGCCGTCACGCTGGAGGGCGCCGCCGGGCCGGGCGTGCGCTGGCTGCTGGCGGGAGGCTTCGCGCTGTATTACCTGGCCTGCGCCGGCCTGGAATACACCCTGCACCCCGAGGACCCGCCGCTGGTGCGGGCAGGGCAGATCGTGCCGCTGCGGCTGCTGACGGCGCTCGCGGCCCTGACGCTGGCGGCGCTGCTGAGCACCGTCTCGGGCTTGGTCGCCGCGTTGATCGTGCTGCACGGGGTCCATATGGTGGTGGGCTTGCGGGCGTGGTTCGGCAGCGAGAACGCCGGGCGCCCCGACACGCACTGA